TATGAGTTTAGTAGATAAAGGGTTTGGTATctcaataaaatatacaatcatCGATACGGGAGGTagatatatacatttttattattggaTCTTTGCAAAATCAAGAAGTAATACTGGGAAATGTTTATTTCCCTGTTAGTAGTAAAGAGCACGAGCAACTTGAGTTTTTGGATTCTATTATTAAGATTTTAGGAAGGAAGGAGTTccaaaacaaactttttattaTAGGAGGTGACTTCAATATGGTTAGGGGTATTTATTTAGATTATGATGGAAAAATGTTAACAAGAAGCAAGCTAAACTTAGTTCAATGTTCGAAAGTTTTCTTATTGATTATAAGGCATTAGATATATGGCGTGTTAAGAAAGATTCCAagaaacaatatacctatcatCAAGGAAATCCGTATATGCAAAGTCGATTGGATTACTGGGTGGTTTCAGATATTTTAGAAGAGAAAGTGTTGAATTTATTGTATTTGATCACTCAGCAATATAACTCAATATTAACTTTACTCATATGGTCAAACCAACGATTAAGACTGGTTATTGGAAATTTAGTAACAGTTTATGTAAGGACGAAGAATATGTTAAAAGTATGAAGGAGGAAATTATTCGTATGAAACAGATGTTATCAACAGAGATTATAGACAGCAGAATTTTATGGGATTATGTTAAAATGGAAATCCGAAGTTTTACTAGGAAGTACTAAAAGAAAAAggcaaaagaaagaagagaaaaaattacaaagttagAAAAGGAAATTGTAACATTAGAATAACTGCAACAAAGACCAAGTAATAAAAATAAGGATTCAATTGACATTTTAacaaggaaaataaatgaatcaaaaaCAATATATACTTATGTTAATGAAGGTATAAAAATCAGATCTCGAGCGCCGTGGTTTGAAAGTGGGGAAAGGGAAACCGCTTATTTTAAACAATTGACAGATTCTAATgggaaaaaatgtgtaattaaaaaatcttggtaaatgaaattataattagtgatgaaattaatgaatgaaatttttttatataaaaatgtagTAACACTTGGTgctatttttgaaattatgataaaaccttttttgaagcaaaaaattgaggtaaattaaaattagatataaaagatcatccgcctagctcgcatgcgattgtaaacaaaccatcATAAACACAGGACAAGCTCGCTCGCCTTGCTGATtgtttaagcccctttcacaattgttgCCAAACAGACTACAACGGCTTGCGACTCGAAATTTTTCCCGTTGTACGACTCGTTGTAGCCGTTGTACCACTTATTGTACGATCCAGATGCGACAAAATGGTCGCATCTCGGTCGGGAAAAAAAACCGTGCTGCTCCGATATTTTGAGCGACTGACGCGATGAAAAATAATTGCACGACAGGCAGTACGAGTGTTGTGCGACTTTGCACGCACTCGTAAGACCCCGAACGAGTGTTGCACGAGTATTTTCATGTCGTACGATGATGCATCATGTCGTACGAGTCCGTTGTACCACCCTAAGACTATTGGAAGACCTGTCTTCCCCCCTTTGCAACGttgtacgatttttttttcacccccaATATAAGCTCGAGAACTCCTGAGCTTTCATCCCAAATGTCTGGACCATCCATACTGTAAACATGGCTGCTGCTCGACCAATAGCTCCTGGGAGGCTCTTGCATTTGCTAAGTCTGAGAAGGCAAATCCAAAACGTTCAAGACAGACATGTCATATTGATGGCCTTACTCATCCGTAGACGTCAAAGACATGCAAGGCAAAGAAGAAggtggtgggtcaaaccctgGATTGAGAGACGTGTGCTGTTTGGACAGTATGATAATCTGATGACGGAGTTGCAGAGAGAATGTCAGGGTGACTTCCTGAACTACATGAGGATGCCACCAGAAACGTTCCTTGAACTGTTGCAGCGCATCACTCCGAGGATAGAGAGGTCCTATCGCTACCGGCAGCCACTGGATCCTGGGCTCAAACTGGCCATCAACTTGAGATATCTTGCGACCGGCAACAGCTACAAAACCCTGCAGTATGCCTTCCGTGTTGCCCATAATACCATCTCTCTGTTTATACCAGAGGTGTGCCAGGCCATCATCAGTGAATACCAAGATGAAGTATTTTCCTGTCCAACTACCCCAGATGAATGAAGAGAAGTGGCACGGCCTTACGCTGACAGATGGAACTTTCATCATGTCTGCGGAGCCTTGGAGGGAAAACACGTGGCCATCAGAAATCCACCAGGCTCTGGTACGATCTACTACAACTACAAGGGTTTCTACAGCCTCATCCTCTTGGCCCTAGTTGATGGCAGTTACAAGTTCCTCTGGGCTGACGTTGGTAATCCCGGTTCATCATCGGATTCCCAGGTCTTCAACCACAGCCCGCTGAGACGTGGACTGGAGAATGGTACTCTTGGCCTGCCAGATCCAGAGCCCATGCCAGATGATGACCGAGACACCCCTTACTTCTTAATTGGGGACGACGCCTTCCCTCTCTGTACATGGATGCAGAAGCCGTACTCCAACCGTGAGCAGACCGACGAGGAGAGAATCTTCAAATACCGTCTCTCGAGGGCTCGCCGTGTGGTGGAGAACAGCTTTGGCATCCTTGCCCATCGCTGGAGATGCTTGTTGAGTACCCTACAGCTTGATCCAGAAAAAGCCAGGACAGTCATTATGGCCTGCATGTGCCTCCACAACCTAATGAGAGATCGTTTTCCTGGGCTTCAGAACATTGACGTTGACCATGAAGATGAGTTGGGCAACCACATCCCTGGGGCATGGAGAAACGCAGCAGTTCTGCAGGATGTTGAACGAGTTGGCGGAGGCTACCAGGCAAACAAAGAGGGCAAGAAGCTGAGAACTTACTTGAAGCACTACTACAACAGTCCAATTGGAAGCCTGCCCTGGCAACAACACATGATATAGACTGCCACTTGGCGCACTACTTGGGATACAGCACAGACTCTGCCATAAAAATGGCATGTAAACTTCGATCATGATTTTGTGGAATGAATcatttcaaagtagaaatgaatGACCATGTCAACAGTTATTTTAAACATACATTACTTTTACATCGAAAGGTagtttgaaattaaaaagttaACTCTCCTTAATAACAtgtgtttgaaataaaataatgaaggagaacatgtttgaaaaaatgtgatttatgagaataaaaaagatgtacagatataacatattttcttttgtcattaatcatgttgttttaaacatgatatatatttttcaaagacaTTTTATTAACGATAATTAATTTTATTGACCATGTTAATGtttaaaataaagtttgaaataaatgttccaAAATGGGTCAGTTGTAAATTAAATTGAGAGAGTTCATCAAGTAACAATAACAATCCAAACAAAAGTTCactgttcattttctttatttgacaAGTCTGACAAGTTCAAATGGATGATGATTGACGTGACGGCGCTGTTGCTGCCTCCTTGATTTAGTGGAATGAATCAtttcaaagaagaaatgaatgatcatgtcaacatttattttaaacaaaaatttctttgacaatgaaatgtttgaaataataaacgttgattctcctttaatagcatgtatttgaaataaaaaaaaataacatttttgaaaaaacgtgatttatgagaataaaaaagatgtacagatataacaaattttatattgtcattaatcatgttgttttaaaaattatatatttttccaaGACATTTTGTTAACGAAAATGAATTCTATTCATCGAgcaaatgtttaaaaaagtttgaaataaatgttccaAAATAGTCCAATTATAATTTGAGTTGAGAGAGTTCGTCaagtaacaataaaaacaatcctAACAAAAGTTCACTGTTCATCTTCTTGATCTGACAAGTTCAACTGGGTGATGATTGATGTGTTGGCGCTGTTGCTGCCTccttgctgctgctgctgaaaGGGGGCCTGCTGTTTTTGCTGGAAGTGGGGGTGCTGCTGCTGGAAGGGGGCACGCTGCTGCTGGAAGGGGGCCTGTAAATTGGGCTGCTGAAATCCTCCCTGAGGGTTCTGAGGGGTCCAGGTGCTGCTTGGCCCGAGCATCCCAAGGAATTAGGAAGCAGGTGGAGCGTCCTGGGTGAAGCCGATCGGCGCTGACTGAGGCCTGAGTGGCTGGATCATCTGGGGAGTGCTGGGGCGAGATACTGGGGTGGTGGAAAGGTGGTCCGCCCGATCCTGGTAGCGGCTCACCAAGTTGAAAGTGTCCCTGGTGAACTCTCGCCAGAGGGGTCTTGGGAGTTGGCGGACGGCCTGCAGCATCCATTCTAGCCAGGCCTGCCTCTCGTCAGCGCCTTGGGTGAGTGCCGCATCCACCTGGCTCCGGATGGCCGTCTGCTCGGTGGATGTTCTGATGAATTCCAGGAGGGCCTTGTCCACATCGGTGGGCGACCCCCTCTTCTGCCTCTTCATGGGAGGTGCAGCCCCCTGGCTGGAGACTTGGTTGGAGCTGGGTGGCTGGCATCTGGACCCTCCTCATCTAAACCCTCTTCGTCGGAGGCGGCTTCAGTAATTCGGCCACTGAGGTGGCCCAGTTGGCAGCCCTGTGACCGATGGACTATGTGCTTCGTCAGAAAACCAAGGTTGTTATTGACCCATCTCTGCCTGGGGGTAAGGACGATGGCCTTCTGACCACTCTTCTTTCCAGCGGTCTTCATCTTCCCCAGGATGGTCCTCTGGCTTTTATACCATAGTCTGATGTCGGccactgaaaatatacaaaatgtagAAGCAAGAAATAAGTCAACATCCAAAAAATTTGCATGTTTAACTAATAAACATCATCAATAAATCGGAATGTGCATATTTTTCAGCTACTACTTACCGGTGACTCCCAGCTTTTCCGCCATCTCCATGTACTTGCGCTCCTTCTTCTTAGAGTTTTTGAAGTCCACCTTGCTCTTGTCGTAGATGAACTCATTGTCAGCGAAAAACTCGGCCAACTCCTGCTCCATGGCTTTTGTGATACCGCAGGTAGCATGGCCATCTGTCACGTTGTTCTCATCACTGACGGCGGCTGGTGGATCTTGGCCCCCTTCCTGTAGCATTTCATCATCCCCGGTCTGGGCTTCACCAAAttcatcaccctcatcaccaGCTATGACAGAAGCAGTAGCTTTCTCCTCGGCCACGGGTATAGGCTGGGGCCCTTCCTCCTCATCAGGctgatttttcctctttttccttgaCTTCTTTGGGGCCATGCCGATGCTTGTATTTTGGTTGTGTCTTGTTCACTGTAGCAGCGTCTCGTCAGGCATCAGCGGTTGTAATGAAGAAAGTCGCATCGCGTGTCGTATTTATAGGCCAACACCTCGCGCGACAGGTGGTGCGGTGTGTCGCACAATGGGTCGTAGCCTTGTACGATCGGTTGTAGTAGTCGTACAACGGGTCGCTAGGTCGCGCGACATATGGCGCTACAAAACGCATATGTCGTGAGACTTGGTCGCATCATCGTTCAACCGTTGCAGCCGTTGTACGACTGTTGCACCcggaaacatgaaaataatcgCACGATTACGTCTCACGACTGTTGTATCCTGGTGCAGTGGTCGTTCACCTCTCGTAcgattttatatattgcttgCGACTCAAAGACAACACTTCTACAACAGga
The genomic region above belongs to Lytechinus pictus isolate F3 Inbred chromosome 12, Lp3.0, whole genome shotgun sequence and contains:
- the LOC129272444 gene encoding putative nuclease HARBI1 gives rise to the protein MTELQRECQGDFLNYMRMPPETFLELLQRITPRIERSYRYRQPLDPGLKLAINLRYLATGNSYKTLQYAFRVAHNTISLFIPEVCQAIITLEGKHVAIRNPPGSGTIYYNYKGFYSLILLALVDGSYKFLWADVGNPGSSSDSQVFNHSPLRRGLENGTLGLPDPEPMPDDDRDTPYFLIGDDAFPLCTWMQKPYSNREQTDEERIFKYRLSRARRVVENSFGILAHRWRCLLSTLQLDPEKARTVIMACMCLHNLMRDRFPGLQNIDVDHEDELGNHIPGAWRNAAVLQDVERVGGGYQANKEGKKLRTYLKHYYNSPIGSLPWQQHMI